The following proteins are co-located in the Lusitaniella coriacea LEGE 07157 genome:
- a CDS encoding CBS domain-containing protein, whose amino-acid sequence MLDLILCHQTADFDALGAAVGLTRLKVGSKIVLAGGAHPGVRNFLALHRYELALIERRSVNPQEIRSLTIVDTQKRDRVGKTSEWLDLPQLEAIEVYDHHLDAETDIPATHTYIEPVGATTTLIVEQLQQHQIQLTLWEATVMALGIHVDTGSLTFDQTTPRDVRALAWLMEAGASLPSIREYSDQSLSPQLQVLLTTALEKLETSRIEGYVVGWVVLETEKFVPGLSGLTMRVLDLTEVNALFLVHQYYRREGGEKHFAIIGRSRIPQTNLNTIFTPLGGGGHSQAASATIQGITAEQILEELVAQLEAQIPLSLTARDLMSSPVRTIRPNTTIGEAQRILLRYGHSGLSVVNKADELVGIISRRDLDIALHHGFARAPVKGYMSQNLKTITPETPLPEIESLMVTYDVGRLPVLEEGQLVGIVTRTDVLRQRHPEGATPSQNGKLEPSESISIQTLKTAIPQAIWQFLERSAIASQARGWHLYVVGGAVRDLLLAQGGRAANGRSFLQDIDLVVDGFHNAADAGAGVELAKALQQEYPQARLEVHGAFQTAALLWHKDPILHSLAVDIATARTEFYPYPAANPEVEASSIRQDLYRRDFTINALALRLTAPHKGELLDFFGGILDLKSRQVRVLHANSFIEDPTRIYRAVRFAVRLGFTLEPQTEQYIRYAIESGVYDRLRLTHDKAPALTTRLKSELKYILETHYWKPALQLLSSLGALRCLHPQLKLTPQLWWQVRFLDRCLQRFDPNRRMIHWEMRLEALIASLPSEERAPVATHLQLSGETIERLKQLEKNRQRIAQSLSTDLRPSKIVMALRAYKLPTLVLLALKGSRTVRQQIWQYLTCWSQISAPLDGNDLKSLGYNPGPQFKEMLDALLWAKLDGAIADRSDAEVFLQKHYPVSQ is encoded by the coding sequence ATGCTCGATTTAATTTTATGCCACCAAACGGCAGATTTCGACGCGCTAGGGGCAGCAGTGGGTTTAACGCGACTGAAAGTGGGGAGCAAAATCGTGCTGGCGGGAGGCGCGCATCCGGGAGTGCGGAATTTTTTAGCATTGCATCGGTACGAGTTAGCGCTCATCGAACGGCGCAGCGTCAATCCCCAGGAGATTCGGTCTTTAACCATTGTAGATACCCAAAAGCGCGATCGCGTGGGCAAAACTTCTGAGTGGTTGGATTTACCGCAGTTGGAGGCAATCGAAGTCTACGATCATCACTTAGACGCAGAAACCGATATTCCCGCAACCCACACCTATATCGAACCCGTGGGGGCGACAACCACCTTAATTGTCGAACAGTTGCAACAACACCAGATTCAACTCACCCTTTGGGAAGCAACGGTGATGGCGTTGGGGATTCACGTGGATACAGGGTCTTTAACCTTTGACCAAACCACGCCGCGCGATGTTCGGGCATTAGCCTGGTTAATGGAGGCGGGGGCGAGTTTGCCCAGTATTCGCGAGTACAGCGACCAAAGTTTATCGCCCCAACTGCAAGTATTGCTAACAACTGCACTGGAAAAGTTAGAAACCTCCAGGATTGAAGGATATGTTGTGGGGTGGGTTGTGCTGGAAACCGAGAAGTTCGTACCGGGATTGTCGGGATTAACGATGCGCGTGCTGGATTTAACGGAAGTGAATGCGTTATTCCTGGTTCATCAATATTACCGTCGGGAAGGGGGCGAAAAGCACTTCGCTATTATTGGACGATCGCGCATTCCCCAAACAAACCTCAATACTATTTTTACACCCTTGGGGGGTGGGGGACATTCCCAAGCCGCTTCGGCGACAATTCAAGGAATTACAGCAGAGCAAATTTTAGAGGAGTTAGTCGCGCAACTCGAAGCGCAAATTCCCCTCTCCCTCACCGCGAGGGATTTGATGTCCTCTCCCGTGCGCACGATTCGCCCCAACACGACAATTGGAGAGGCGCAACGCATCCTTTTGCGTTACGGACATTCCGGACTTTCCGTTGTTAACAAAGCAGACGAACTGGTAGGAATTATTTCTCGCCGAGACTTAGATATTGCGCTGCATCACGGGTTTGCTCGCGCCCCGGTGAAAGGCTATATGAGTCAAAACCTCAAAACCATTACCCCCGAAACCCCCCTACCGGAGATTGAATCGTTGATGGTGACCTACGATGTGGGACGCTTGCCAGTTTTGGAAGAGGGGCAATTAGTGGGAATTGTGACGCGCACTGATGTGTTGCGCCAGCGACATCCAGAGGGAGCAACGCCGTCCCAAAATGGGAAATTGGAACCCTCCGAATCGATCTCCATTCAAACCCTCAAAACCGCGATTCCGCAAGCCATCTGGCAGTTTCTAGAACGTTCCGCGATCGCGTCCCAAGCGCGCGGTTGGCATCTATACGTGGTGGGGGGCGCAGTTCGGGATTTACTCTTGGCACAGGGGGGGAGAGCTGCCAATGGGCGGTCATTTCTCCAGGATATCGATCTCGTGGTCGATGGATTTCACAATGCCGCCGATGCGGGGGCGGGAGTCGAGTTGGCGAAAGCCCTGCAACAGGAATATCCCCAAGCGCGGTTAGAGGTTCACGGAGCGTTCCAAACCGCCGCACTGCTGTGGCATAAAGACCCCATTTTGCATTCCCTCGCAGTGGATATCGCCACGGCGCGCACGGAATTTTACCCCTACCCGGCGGCAAATCCGGAAGTGGAAGCCAGTTCGATTCGCCAAGACCTCTATCGACGAGACTTCACCATTAACGCTCTCGCCTTGCGCTTAACTGCGCCCCACAAAGGGGAATTGCTCGACTTTTTTGGGGGCATACTGGATTTGAAATCGCGTCAGGTTCGCGTCCTCCACGCCAACAGTTTTATTGAAGATCCCACGCGCATTTATCGAGCAGTGCGCTTTGCGGTGCGCCTCGGCTTTACCCTCGAACCCCAGACAGAACAGTACATTCGCTATGCCATTGAAAGCGGCGTGTACGATCGATTGAGACTCACCCACGATAAAGCCCCCGCCCTCACCACGCGCCTGAAAAGCGAGCTGAAATATATTCTCGAAACCCATTATTGGAAACCCGCCCTGCAACTCCTTTCTTCGTTAGGGGCGTTGCGCTGTCTCCATCCCCAATTAAAATTAACGCCCCAATTGTGGTGGCAAGTACGCTTTCTCGACCGATGTTTGCAACGTTTCGATCCCAATCGACGGATGATTCATTGGGAGATGCGTTTGGAGGCTTTGATTGCGTCTCTTCCCTCCGAAGAACGCGCCCCCGTTGCCACCCATTTACAATTGAGCGGGGAAACCATCGAACGACTCAAACAGTTGGAAAAAAATCGGCAGAGGATCGCTCAATCCCTCTCAACTGACCTGCGTCCTAGCAAAATTGTGATGGCATTGCGTGCCTATAAATTACCCACTTTAGTATTGCTTGCGCTGAAGGGATCGCGAACCGTGCGGCAGCAAATTTGGCAATATTTAACCTGTTGGTCGCAAATTTCCGCACCATTGGATGGAAACGATCTCAAATCTCTTGGCTACAACCCCGGACCCCAATTTAAAGAAATGCTCGACGCGCTTTTATGGGCAAAACTCGACGGCGCGATCGCGGATCGTTCTGATGCGGAAGTATTTTTGCAAAAACACTACCCTGTATCGCAGTGA
- a CDS encoding CRR6 family NdhI maturation factor, giving the protein MSVKIHLNSEQIHALDISPVEEKIEDYLEKGRIADYEQKVSFELNYPRDPSDPRELSEIPEIRLWFVRLDARYPWFLYLLDGKTGELYRYIAMLVPHQFNRAEGIQYNPEALEIFAMKKIFVLHNWLKQQNITSTLKLKAIAQSLGFDLDDTLFNLLG; this is encoded by the coding sequence ATGAGCGTTAAAATTCATCTAAACTCCGAACAGATTCACGCCTTAGATATATCGCCAGTGGAGGAGAAAATTGAGGATTATTTAGAGAAAGGCAGGATCGCGGACTACGAGCAAAAAGTGAGTTTCGAGTTGAATTACCCGCGCGACCCCAGCGATCCTAGAGAACTGTCAGAAATCCCAGAAATCCGATTGTGGTTTGTTCGTCTCGATGCGCGCTATCCTTGGTTTCTTTATTTACTCGATGGAAAAACAGGGGAACTATACCGCTATATTGCCATGTTGGTTCCGCACCAATTTAATCGCGCCGAAGGGATTCAGTACAACCCAGAAGCCCTAGAAATTTTCGCGATGAAAAAGATATTTGTTTTACATAATTGGTTGAAACAGCAAAATATTACCAGTACGTTGAAATTAAAAGCGATCGCGCAATCTCTTGGTTTCGATCTCGACGATACGCTATTCAATTTGTTGGGTTAA
- a CDS encoding ankyrin repeat domain-containing protein: MELLNAIHDNNLEEVEKLCKKGVDEFRFFCDFGDSILEYAVQEGNLEIVKVLIASGVDINSGLSSSPANIAIQAGRKDILLALLEAGLDVNQKLLNAWTPLMSAANSGKLSIIKLLVERGANVNATTEEGYSAVWFAVEGAWLHIFDYLNPLTAPELQEKWFTLNSDK; encoded by the coding sequence TTGGAATTACTGAATGCTATTCACGATAATAATTTAGAAGAAGTTGAAAAGCTTTGTAAAAAAGGTGTGGATGAGTTTCGTTTCTTTTGTGATTTTGGCGATAGTATTCTTGAATATGCCGTCCAAGAAGGTAACCTAGAGATCGTAAAAGTATTAATTGCGAGTGGCGTTGATATTAATTCTGGTCTTTCAAGTTCTCCTGCGAATATTGCTATTCAAGCAGGTCGAAAGGATATTTTATTGGCTCTTCTTGAAGCAGGATTAGATGTCAATCAAAAGCTTTTGAATGCTTGGACTCCTTTGATGAGCGCTGCTAATTCTGGAAAGCTCAGTATTATAAAGCTATTAGTTGAAAGAGGAGCCAATGTTAATGCAACAACAGAAGAAGGGTATAGCGCGGTCTGGTTTGCAGTAGAGGGAGCATGGTTACATATCTTTGACTATTTAAATCCCTTAACTGCCCCAGAATTGCAAGAAAAATGGTTTACTCTAAACAGTGATAAGTAA
- the ribH gene encoding 6,7-dimethyl-8-ribityllumazine synthase: protein MAVFEGTFTQDTSSLKFAIVIGRFNDLITTKLLAGCQDCLKRHGVDTNPHGTNVDYVWVPGSFEVAMVARQLALSGRYNAIICLGAVIRGQTPHFDYVASEAAKGVAAASFQTGIPVVFGVLTTDTMQQALERAGIKSNLGWDYALSALEMSSLMNQLRGEVATKSVFPVKEEGLLPAQSVETSS, encoded by the coding sequence ATGGCTGTTTTTGAGGGAACCTTCACCCAGGATACATCTTCCTTAAAGTTCGCGATCGTCATCGGTCGCTTTAATGACTTAATCACCACCAAACTTTTAGCGGGGTGTCAAGATTGTCTCAAACGCCACGGCGTTGACACCAATCCCCACGGTACTAATGTCGATTACGTATGGGTTCCGGGCAGTTTTGAAGTTGCGATGGTTGCCCGACAACTCGCTCTCTCCGGGCGCTATAACGCTATTATTTGCTTGGGTGCGGTGATTCGCGGTCAAACGCCTCATTTTGACTATGTTGCCTCTGAAGCGGCTAAAGGGGTTGCTGCGGCGAGTTTCCAGACGGGGATTCCCGTGGTTTTCGGGGTCTTAACCACCGATACTATGCAACAAGCTCTCGAACGGGCGGGAATTAAAAGTAATCTGGGTTGGGATTATGCCTTGAGTGCGCTGGAAATGTCGAGTTTAATGAATCAATTGCGCGGCGAAGTTGCCACGAAATCGGTGTTTCCAGTTAAAGAAGAAGGATTGTTACCCGCTCAATCTGTCGAAACCAGTTCGTAA
- a CDS encoding DUF427 domain-containing protein: protein MFKPQRIEPEPGQESVWDYPRPAQTEPSTKRIQVVFNEITLADSTQTYRVLETSHPPVYYIPPQDIKMEYLTLTRQQTFCEWKGVAQYYSLKVVEREAPNSAWCYPNPTPNFAALQNYIAFYPSRMDACYVDGERVQSQEGDFYGGWITRDIVGPFKGSAGTWGW, encoded by the coding sequence ATGTTCAAACCCCAACGGATCGAACCCGAACCCGGTCAAGAATCGGTGTGGGACTATCCCCGTCCCGCCCAAACCGAACCCTCAACCAAACGAATACAAGTCGTCTTCAATGAAATTACCCTCGCGGATAGCACGCAAACGTACCGAGTCTTAGAAACCAGCCATCCTCCCGTCTACTATATTCCACCCCAGGACATCAAAATGGAATATCTCACCCTCACTCGCCAGCAAACCTTTTGCGAGTGGAAAGGAGTTGCCCAATACTACAGTTTGAAAGTTGTAGAGCGAGAAGCCCCCAATTCTGCTTGGTGCTATCCCAACCCTACGCCCAACTTTGCCGCCCTTCAAAATTACATCGCTTTCTATCCCAGTCGCATGGATGCTTGCTACGTCGATGGCGAACGGGTACAAAGTCAAGAAGGCGATTTCTACGGCGGCTGGATCACTCGCGATATTGTCGGCCCCTTCAAGGGGAGTGCGGGAACTTGGGGATGGTGA
- a CDS encoding SWIM zinc finger family protein, with the protein MEFNYSYKGNTAINENGTNTQMSFSPDTKRPPTYFIGELRQNVAFREAISALHRVVVSDLRFKPKDRTAYKEWRAKQDELDWQIIAAQDKEVSGKIQQLQTELDELNRRNSSRLSPYYKAQNKFYKYLYKRDYDAWFVLDPVITVHPDEVFFECFSQDESSYGRVSANYEVFENISEFACGTTNIDYSAALYDEFQKIRSYKTTQFQIDPSGFEVQTTQEEAFKEVKIDLPDSWVRGFLQVSSAMSLPTIQFDLQPMDIHNLCFVLRRHKEKKGPRSMRYHLKPGEPVRVIFEPWEIEIVCPRSIYLGTSEQIVRVWGRRRLHILERLIPIAKKFTVHLLGTGMPSFYVADLGDMSFTLGLSGWTANDWSQSGNFDLMAPRADVDEWTQKQVFEALRENWLETPDSLAQRLNMSRTVVLGVLGAYTQAGRAIYDLNKGVYRVRELSREPLPMERLRFANDREDNATRFLNANAVRVTAVTQDSAKTIILQGTVEDKDKTYNPSLTVDADERMLKAECTCNWYQQNKLYKGPCEHILALRMQHARQVNG; encoded by the coding sequence ATGGAATTCAACTACTCCTATAAAGGCAATACGGCAATCAATGAAAATGGCACGAATACCCAAATGTCCTTTTCCCCAGACACCAAGCGACCGCCTACCTATTTTATTGGCGAACTGCGGCAAAATGTTGCCTTCCGCGAAGCTATTAGCGCCTTACATCGCGTCGTCGTTTCTGATTTGCGCTTTAAACCAAAAGATCGAACCGCCTATAAAGAATGGCGAGCCAAACAAGACGAACTTGACTGGCAAATTATCGCCGCGCAAGACAAAGAAGTCTCTGGGAAAATTCAACAATTACAAACCGAACTAGACGAACTCAATCGACGCAATTCCAGTCGTCTGTCTCCGTATTACAAAGCGCAAAATAAATTTTACAAATACCTTTATAAACGAGATTATGATGCTTGGTTCGTCCTTGACCCGGTGATTACCGTCCATCCCGATGAAGTGTTTTTTGAATGTTTCAGTCAGGATGAATCTAGTTACGGACGAGTGAGCGCAAATTACGAAGTGTTCGAGAATATTAGCGAATTTGCCTGCGGAACCACGAATATCGACTACTCCGCCGCACTCTACGACGAGTTTCAGAAAATCCGCAGTTATAAGACCACACAATTTCAAATTGACCCCTCTGGATTTGAAGTTCAAACCACTCAAGAAGAAGCCTTTAAAGAAGTCAAAATCGACCTTCCCGATAGTTGGGTGAGAGGTTTTTTACAAGTGAGTTCGGCGATGTCTCTCCCGACGATTCAATTCGATTTGCAACCGATGGACATTCATAATCTCTGCTTCGTCTTGCGCCGCCACAAAGAGAAAAAGGGACCCCGTAGTATGCGCTATCATCTTAAACCGGGGGAACCCGTGCGCGTGATTTTTGAACCGTGGGAGATTGAAATAGTTTGTCCCCGTTCGATTTATTTGGGGACTTCAGAACAAATCGTTCGGGTTTGGGGTCGCCGCCGCCTCCACATTCTCGAACGTCTGATTCCTATTGCTAAAAAGTTTACGGTTCATTTGTTGGGAACGGGAATGCCTTCCTTTTATGTGGCGGATTTGGGGGATATGTCCTTTACCTTGGGGTTGTCGGGATGGACGGCAAATGATTGGTCCCAGTCGGGGAATTTCGATTTAATGGCTCCTCGCGCGGATGTGGATGAATGGACGCAGAAGCAAGTGTTTGAGGCATTGCGAGAAAATTGGCTGGAAACGCCGGATTCCCTCGCTCAACGCTTGAATATGAGCCGGACAGTCGTTCTGGGTGTGTTGGGTGCATATACCCAAGCGGGACGCGCTATTTATGACCTTAATAAGGGAGTGTATCGCGTGCGGGAGTTGAGTCGCGAACCTTTGCCAATGGAACGGTTGCGCTTTGCGAACGATCGCGAGGATAATGCAACTCGGTTCTTAAATGCCAATGCCGTGCGGGTTACAGCCGTCACGCAAGATAGCGCGAAAACGATTATCCTACAAGGAACGGTTGAAGATAAGGACAAAACCTACAACCCCTCTCTCACTGTCGATGCAGACGAACGAATGCTTAAAGCGGAGTGTACTTGTAATTGGTATCAACAAAATAAGCTCTATAAAGGGCCCTGCGAGCATATTCTTGCGTTGAGAATGCAACACGCGCGTCAGGTGAATGGGTAG
- the psbZ gene encoding photosystem II reaction center protein PsbZ, with product MSILFQLALAALVFLSFAMVIGVPVAYASPQNWDQAKGLIYLGSGTWAILVILVGILNFFVI from the coding sequence ATGTCTATCCTTTTTCAACTTGCACTCGCGGCTTTAGTTTTTCTATCCTTCGCTATGGTAATTGGAGTTCCCGTTGCTTACGCTTCTCCTCAGAACTGGGATCAGGCCAAAGGACTCATTTACTTGGGGTCTGGTACTTGGGCGATTCTGGTGATTCTTGTGGGTATCCTCAACTTCTTTGTGATCTAG
- a CDS encoding MT-A70 family methyltransferase: MKSEIIKSPHQTYSCIAIDPPWFYRLRKDDKTHRNRIPYPPMKIEEILALPIPELCDTKGAILWLWFTNNHAIEACECIKHWGFELKTILTWLKVSKAGNPRIGTGHWLRNCTEHCILATRGKVTSFSHAKTLTNDSTILMTPRREHSRKPDEFYRLVEKLCPGSKLEMFARERRLGWDAWGNEVDKFNNGV, from the coding sequence TTGAAATCTGAAATCATAAAATCACCCCATCAAACCTATAGCTGCATTGCTATCGATCCTCCGTGGTTTTATAGACTTCGCAAAGATGACAAAACTCACAGAAATCGCATTCCTTATCCTCCGATGAAAATCGAAGAGATTTTGGCTTTACCGATTCCAGAACTCTGCGATACAAAGGGTGCGATACTGTGGTTGTGGTTCACTAACAATCACGCAATCGAAGCCTGCGAGTGCATCAAACATTGGGGTTTTGAATTAAAAACTATTCTCACTTGGCTCAAAGTTAGTAAAGCTGGAAATCCGCGCATTGGAACGGGACATTGGCTGAGAAATTGTACGGAACATTGTATCCTTGCAACGCGAGGGAAAGTAACGAGTTTTTCCCACGCAAAAACCCTAACCAATGACTCAACGATTCTTATGACTCCTCGGCGAGAACATTCGCGAAAACCTGATGAATTTTATCGGCTTGTTGAAAAGTTATGTCCCGGAAGTAAGTTGGAAATGTTCGCAAGAGAACGAAGATTAGGGTGGGATGCTTGGGGAAATGAGGTGGATAAATTTAATAATGGGGTTTGA
- a CDS encoding valine--pyruvate transaminase: MNPDLSQIGKQMSKRTGVRAIMKDIIETLHGGGGQEFINLSAGNPTILPEVVALWRDCTAELLASSEYGEVVCRYGSSQGYAPLIEAIARDFNQRYGVHLRDRNILITPGSQALYFYAANAFGGYREDGKLKQILLPLSPEYTGYGGVSLTPEAVVACKPLIEIDEPTHRFKYSPDFDQLQMTPETGCVIFSRPCNPTGNVLSDEEVRKIATLAEPFNVPVLVDSAYAPPYPSLNFTPMTPIFGENILHCLSLSKVGLPGERIGIAIGNPELIEVLESFQTNACIHSPRYGQAIAARAIASGKLADIAETVVRPHYQHKFTVLETTLDAVMPKNIPWFLHQGEGAIFAWLWFPDLPQSDWELYQALKKAGVIAVPGSSFFPGLQEEWAHKEQCLRISLTATPDEIALGMERLAAVVEQVWR; this comes from the coding sequence ATGAATCCCGACCTTTCTCAGATAGGCAAACAAATGTCCAAACGCACGGGCGTGCGGGCAATTATGAAAGATATTATTGAAACCTTGCACGGGGGTGGAGGGCAGGAGTTCATTAATTTGAGTGCGGGAAATCCGACAATTTTACCGGAAGTTGTGGCATTATGGCGCGATTGTACGGCGGAATTGCTAGCTAGCTCGGAGTATGGCGAAGTTGTTTGTCGTTACGGTTCTTCTCAAGGTTATGCGCCTTTGATTGAGGCGATCGCGCGGGATTTTAATCAACGGTATGGGGTTCATTTACGCGATCGTAATATTTTAATTACCCCCGGTTCCCAAGCCCTTTATTTTTATGCAGCGAATGCCTTCGGAGGGTATCGCGAAGATGGAAAATTGAAGCAAATTCTTCTCCCTCTAAGTCCCGAATATACGGGTTATGGGGGCGTTAGTTTAACTCCGGAAGCGGTTGTTGCGTGCAAACCGCTCATAGAAATTGATGAACCCACTCATCGTTTTAAATACAGTCCGGATTTTGACCAACTTCAAATGACTCCAGAAACGGGTTGCGTCATCTTTTCGCGTCCCTGCAATCCGACGGGAAATGTTCTTAGCGATGAAGAGGTGCGGAAAATTGCGACTCTTGCAGAACCCTTCAATGTTCCCGTTTTAGTGGATTCTGCCTATGCACCGCCTTACCCGTCTTTGAATTTCACGCCGATGACTCCCATTTTTGGGGAGAATATTCTTCACTGTTTGAGTTTATCTAAGGTAGGTTTGCCGGGGGAACGGATTGGAATTGCCATTGGCAACCCAGAATTAATTGAAGTGCTGGAATCCTTTCAAACCAATGCTTGCATTCATTCCCCTCGTTACGGACAGGCGATCGCGGCTAGGGCAATTGCTTCGGGTAAACTGGCTGATATTGCCGAAACTGTGGTTCGCCCTCACTACCAACATAAATTCACCGTCCTCGAAACAACCCTCGATGCTGTAATGCCAAAAAATATTCCCTGGTTTTTGCATCAGGGAGAAGGGGCGATTTTTGCCTGGTTGTGGTTTCCCGATTTACCCCAATCGGATTGGGAGTTGTATCAAGCCTTGAAAAAAGCGGGAGTGATTGCAGTTCCGGGTTCATCGTTCTTCCCCGGTTTGCAGGAAGAATGGGCGCACAAGGAACAGTGTTTGCGGATTAGTCTTACGGCGACTCCCGATGAAATTGCGCTGGGAATGGAGCGTTTGGCTGCGGTTGTCGAGCAAGTGTGGAGATGA
- a CDS encoding serine/threonine-protein kinase has protein sequence MAYCLNPNCLKPENFHSGQFCASCGLPFLLKKRYEAGKPLGQGGFGRTFLGRDIHLPNAPSCVIKQLYLQQSPVGTHKKAIQLFEQEAVRLFELGNHPQIPTLFAHFEQNGDLYLIQEWIEGQTLTPHLWQEREDLEARIWELLRGLLPVLQFIHERKVIHRDIKPENIIQRQQDRAFVLIDFGIARVLSQTALMGGATVVGTLGFMAPEQLRGTVLPASDLYSLGVTCIHLLCGTDPEKLFDIVDERWLWRDHLPPGTTISPRLGKILNQLLHPSLRQRSQSAFEVLREMDAMGIPTEEKPSRATTTNSPPPSLTRTPQQSTLFSETTAAPSIQIDYTQLQLLLSKRKWRDADEETWAIVCQLAGKNRGTYIFNSDIQYLPCQDLKTIDRLWFQYSKGKFGFRVQVQIYQEVGEEYHLFCDRVGWTTHQLPFEDKSLKFSLRAPVGHLPSRRWIGGYAWWKHANILMQTFNRCEIF, from the coding sequence ATGGCTTATTGTCTCAATCCAAATTGTCTCAAACCCGAAAATTTTCATTCAGGTCAGTTTTGCGCTTCTTGTGGTTTGCCTTTCTTGCTCAAAAAGCGTTACGAAGCGGGAAAACCCTTGGGACAAGGGGGATTTGGGCGCACGTTTTTGGGGCGAGATATCCATTTACCCAACGCTCCCTCCTGCGTCATCAAACAACTATATCTCCAGCAGTCTCCTGTGGGAACCCACAAAAAAGCGATTCAATTATTCGAGCAAGAAGCGGTTCGTTTATTTGAGTTGGGCAATCATCCCCAAATTCCCACATTGTTTGCCCATTTCGAGCAAAATGGCGATCTTTATTTAATCCAAGAATGGATTGAAGGGCAAACTTTAACGCCCCATTTGTGGCAGGAACGGGAGGATTTAGAGGCGCGGATTTGGGAGTTGTTGCGGGGACTTTTACCCGTTTTGCAATTTATCCACGAACGCAAGGTGATTCATCGGGATATTAAGCCGGAGAATATTATCCAACGCCAGCAAGATAGGGCGTTTGTTTTGATTGATTTTGGAATTGCTCGCGTACTCAGCCAAACAGCGCTCATGGGCGGTGCAACGGTTGTGGGAACCCTGGGATTTATGGCACCCGAACAATTGCGCGGAACGGTTTTACCCGCTAGCGATCTCTATAGTTTGGGCGTAACTTGCATTCATTTGCTGTGTGGCACTGACCCGGAAAAACTGTTTGATATCGTGGACGAACGTTGGCTGTGGCGCGACCATTTGCCCCCTGGAACGACGATTAGCCCGCGTTTGGGAAAAATCCTCAATCAATTGCTACACCCCTCTTTACGCCAGCGCAGTCAGTCGGCATTTGAGGTGCTGCGAGAGATGGATGCAATGGGAATTCCGACAGAAGAAAAACCGTCGCGCGCGACGACAACAAATTCACCTCCTCCTTCTCTCACGCGAACCCCTCAACAATCAACGCTCTTTTCAGAAACGACTGCCGCACCGAGCATTCAAATCGATTACACTCAACTGCAACTGTTGCTCTCCAAACGGAAATGGAGAGATGCAGATGAGGAAACTTGGGCGATTGTGTGTCAGCTTGCAGGGAAAAATCGCGGAACTTACATCTTCAATAGCGACATCCAATATTTACCTTGCCAGGATTTAAAAACAATCGATCGTCTTTGGTTTCAATACAGTAAGGGGAAGTTTGGTTTTCGGGTACAAGTGCAGATTTATCAAGAGGTTGGGGAGGAATATCATCTATTCTGCGATCGCGTGGGTTGGACGACACATCAACTTCCTTTTGAGGATAAATCCCTGAAGTTCTCTCTACGCGCACCCGTGGGACATCTCCCATCCCGTCGCTGGATTGGGGGTTATGCTTGGTGGAAGCACGCGAATATTTTAATGCAGACATTCAATCGCTGCGAAATTTTCTAA